In Candidatus Methylarchaceae archaeon HK02M2, the genomic window TATTCTGGATTTAAGAGGTTTGGTTGAGTTCTACCAAATAGACATATCCCTTTGATATTCCATAGTATACAGAGGCCAAAAATTAGTCCCGAAAAACCATAAAATGGACCTTCATATCCGGTATCTATACCATACTTCTTTAATTCTTTTATGAGCTCTAGATCAGTAGCAGCACAACAAACATCTCTTCCCTCCATACCATAGCCTGCAAGTACAATGATTTTCTTAACTCCAAATTTTTGATAAAAATCTAAAACTTGTTCAGCTACTTCATACTGTCCATTAAAGTTGGCATGGTAACCTTTAGTTAAAAGCAATGAAGGGGAAGATAAGGAGTAAAAACCAACTTTTAGAAGTTCTGGTAGACCTC contains:
- a CDS encoding PAC2 family protein, with the protein product MTWIEYTGQRIEKDSIAIVGSPGQRSIGKIAVDYLIKNLRPRLVAELYSPYFPILYETKPSYATHPEFPGQAGINLQGGLPELLKVGFYSLSSPSLLLTKGYHANFNGQYEVAEQVLDFYQKFGVKKIIVLAGYGMEGRDVCCAATDLELIKELKKYGIDTGYEGPFYGFSGLIFGLCILWNIKGICLFGRTQPNLLNPEYPDPNAARAVLERLRNLLNLSIDLSKINEITFRRS